In Euwallacea fornicatus isolate EFF26 chromosome 36, ASM4011564v1, whole genome shotgun sequence, a genomic segment contains:
- the LOC136349155 gene encoding 26S proteasome non-ATPase regulatory subunit 5, translating into MASDEEWFTSKLSNLSQEDLRMSTLSELRDHLKALPHEETSRISNSLQLPVVFDCLNDSNSEQVDLACEVLSLCLSSLHLGESTTKYKTSLERALTHPYHTVKLMALKEIERSISNEEALCSLCEQSALINNIVLCLGDNHLGVAKKAADIIIALGNTVPGANKITSNEVLLQLERVMSISEVVRLRVFEIIITISAESTHSFNTFKSTGLIPKIIDELGSNDVLFKMNIIEILSQFVRSEHGYMFLEQTGVLSKIFSWVTEDEVTTQLCQPGILKFFGHVGHLKPRELLAKHPLVFDHLFSNIESSDLTIIGVSLDVIGYIGQTCQGKVALDSMGIKMEGTIRTISKLLPSLPTETRIRALSCIENLLRDSRLDIIQITEKWFKLLGAEPMEVITKYAKNPFSELRLAGLGVLNAISGQIWGQEAIKNTPGLVEFLLDRSIETIKDCKEAKYEIVKLLSQGQVFDRSTQERLEAFVKEGPFYVHAVTEVAVEGD; encoded by the exons ATGGCCTCAGACGAGGAATGGTTCACCAGTAAATTGTCCAATTTATCACAGGAAGATCTGCGAATGTCAACCTTAAGTGAGCTGAGAGATCATCTCAAAGCGTTGCCTCATGAGGAAACATCCAGAATTTCCAACTCTTTACAACTTCCTGTGGTATTTGATTGCTTGAATGATTCCAATTC AGAACAGGTGGATTTAGCATGTGAAGTGCTCTCATTATGTCTCAGCAGTTTACATCTCGGTGAAAGCACCACCAAATACAAAACCTCTTTAGAAAGAGCACTTACTCATCCTTACCACACAGTCAAACTTATGGCTCTTAAAGAAATTgaacggtcaatttccaatGAAGAGGCTTTGTGTTCCTTATGTGAACAATCTGcattgataaataatattgtatTATGTCTGGGAGATAATCATTTAGGGGTAGCAAAAAAGGCTGCTGATATCATAATTGCCCTGGGGAATACTGTTCCTGGAGCCAATAAAATTACTAGTAATGAAGTGCTGCTGCAACTTGAAAGGGTAATGAGTATCAGTGAAGTTGTGCGACTTAGGGTGTTTGag ATTATCATAACAATTTCAGCAGAATCTACTCATAGCTTCAATACCTTTAAATCCACGGGTctaattccaaaaattattgatgagCTTGGAAGTAACGAtgtgttatttaaaatgaatattatagAGATTTTGTCCCAGTTTGTTAGAAGTGAACATGGGTATATGTTTTTGGAACAAACTGGGGTTTTAAGCAAGATATTTTCTTGGGTAACTGAAGATGAAGTTACTACACAATTGTGTCAGCCTG gaattttaaagttttttggtCATGTAGGGCATCTAAAACCTAGAGAATTGTTGGCTAAGCACCCATTGGTGTTTgatcatttattttccaacattgaaaGCAGTGATTTGACTATTATTGGAGTTTCACTAGATGTGATCGGGTACATTGGTCAAACTTGTCAAGGGAAAGTTGCTCTGGATTCTATGG GAATCAAAATGGAGGGAACTATAAGAACcatttcaaaacttttacCATCTCTGCCTACAGAAACACGCATTCGGGCTCTGAGTTGTATAGAAAATCTCTTGCGCGATAGCAGACTTGATATAAtacaaataacagaaaaatggTTCAAACTTCTTGGGGCGGAACCCATGGAAGTTATTACTAAATATGCCAAAAATCCTTTTTCAGAGTTACGTTTAGCGGGACTGGGGGTTTTAAACGCCATTTCTGGGCAGATTTGGGGACAAGAAGCCATTAAAAACACTCCAG GTTTAGTTGAATTTTTACTCGACCGAAGCATTGAAACTATAAAAGATTGTAAAGAAGCCAAATatgaaattgttaaattattgtcGCAAGGGCAAGTTTTTGATCGCAGCACTCAAGAAAGGCTCGAAGCGTTTGTTAAGGAAGGGCCGTTTTATGTTCATGCAGTGACTGAAGTTGCTGTAGAAGGGGATTAA